aagaaggaCCGGCGCGGGCCCGGCATGGgcgccccgcgccgccacgcGCCGGTCAAGAAGTCGTACACGTACACCGAGTCGGTCGGCGCCCACGACTCCGGGTCCCACCCGCCGACGACCACCAGCCGCTTCCTCCCCTGCGCGCCGTCCACCGCGGCCACCTGGCAGAACAGGGGCAGGCTCCCGGTCGGGCCGGGCAGCACCGGGAGCGGAGCCCACCGCCCCTCCAGCGGGTCCAGCAGCACCATCCTGTAGTTGTTCGCGGGGCCGCCGTTGGCCGCCGACGCCGACGCGTGCTTCTGCGCCGGGCCAGGCTCGACGCGCTCGGGCTGCGCCTGGACCATGGCGAGCACCGGGCGCGCCAGCCCCTCGGCGCGGCGCAGGCGGCCGTAGTCGGGCGACTCGACCTCTTCCTTCCACTGCCGCGAGATGCGGCGCACGGCCGGCAGCTGGTCGAAGCCCACCCGGATGAGGCACTCCCTCGCCACCTCCTCCGGCAACCCCGGAATCAGGTCGCTCATCGCTGACGCCGCAAAGCAGCTGCTCATTACTGAACAGCACTGGACTGGAATGAACTGAGCAAGAAACGAGTCAGAGCTTGAGCTTGCTTGATTTGTTGTGCGTGAGAGCTGCGTGCTGATGCTCTTGTGTGCGGCGAGTGGCGGGAGTGGCGCGCCGTATTTATACGGGGTGTTGGGGGCCGAGCAGAGGAAACAGAGGAACCGGTACATTTCTGAATTAAGTGGGGGCGTGCGTGTGGGCCCGGGACGGTTTGGAGCTTATCGTCGCGTACTTGCGCGGGGCGGCGGATTCTTCCAGATCTTTTAGCGGCATCGCGGTCCGCGAGAGGGACGACAGTGTCGTGGTGCAGTAAGCGATCCGTATGTAGTATGGCGGCGGTGCAAGGGAAGGGATAAGATGGATTTTCTCAAGGTTTATCACTTGCTATCCTCCTGTATCTTGTTTGTACCAGACGAGACGCCTAGCTCAAGTTCTTTTTTTGGTAATAAGGTTGCAATCTCGTATCTGGGCCAGATTTGCGTCTTCCCAAGCAAAGCCGTTCTCAAGGAAATCTCGATACCACCGGAGAAGTGGAGGGGCGTGGATCATCTGACTTTGCAATCCCTGCCATACCCTGCCTGACACTGGAGTGCTGATTTTCAGGAGTAGGGTGAAGAAAATTTCAAACCCAATTGGCGTCTCCTGCGAAAAGAAAGAAGCCGCTGCCGAGCTCGTCTACGGATGGATCTGAAAGCCGTGGTGGCGCCGGGCAACCAATGCACAAGGCCCACGTTGGCCTGAAAAATCAGTGCACCGGTGCATGATTACCTTTTTTTTTCTAGACATTGGTGCATGATTACCTTGTCGGCTTCGTCCTGCTACGAACGGATAGATTCTCCGTCCGAGTcagccttcttcttcccttcagCAGCAGCAGTTTCCGCCGCAGCCCGCAGCTGATTGAGTTCCACGGCATCGGCCCACGTGTGCGGTCCGGATGAGATAGGCATGGAGTTTAATTAAAACGCTCACACTTGAGGTGACGCGTGGCCTTGGTGTTATAGAGAAATAGCACTCCAACGATTGGGTCTCGCCGTTATGTGTCGGAAGCTGCACAGTTCACAGGTCGGAGCGCCGCGCTGCCGGCATCGATCCCGTACGTCGGTCGTCGTCACGAGAGCTGCAGGCCCGCACCAGACGCCCGAAGCCGCATGGTTTTCCATAAGGGTTCCACcatctctttctttttttctttttcttttttgcgaCTGCATAAGGGTTCCACTATCAGAGAGATAATAGCATCTCTAGCGAAAGCTGAACTGAAAGAAGAAAAGCCGCATGGTTTTCGGGCGAAGTTCCCTGTTTTTTGCTAAAAAATAGTACTAGTAATCTTGTGTCGAGCTTGTAAATTTTATATACCAATGGCGTTTTCTCTTCCTCAACTTCGCCGGTTCCTGAAGAGAAATCCCCATTCGAAACGCTGACAGAAGGTAGTACTAGAACATAGAACGATGGAAACTCAGTTGCTAACAAATAATGTCCCGTACACTTGCACTTGCTTCGGTTGGGAATACCTTTCACCTTCACCATGAGAGCAAGAACACTCCGTAAAAACGAGCCACAAGTGGAGTGGACGCATCACATCGTAAATCCGGAGCCAATTATGGAGAAAACAACGGGTAGCGCACAGGGGGACGGAACGGCCCGGCCTGTCGGCCTCGGTATAACGCAGTGGACGGGATCGCTCCCCCGCTCTGCCCGTTGCGATCCGTAATCCTATCTCCTCAAGGAGGGCCCCACGCCACATGCTGAGCCCCTCCTCCCGCGTCATCATCAGCCGTGCTATCATGGCTCCCCGGTTCCCCCGTCTCGCCGCGGCGCCGACCGCCGTCTCGCCGGAACTTATCCGGTTATTATCCCCGGAGCACCACCCGTGTCtccttttttttgaaacggaggcaaaaaaTTTGCCTCATCCATTAATTAAGAAGAAGTTTAGAGTCGCTTTTACAACGAAAAGCAAGGAGATTTAAATACAAAGCCACTACTCTCCCGGCATTATGAGACCCAAATGTTTGGCTCCTGCCATGACCCAAAGCTTAGCCTCCCGCTGAATGTTGAGTAATAGGACGGACGGCAGAGTAGACTTGTGTTGGAACATCCTAGCATTCCTTTCACACCAGATAGTCCAACAAGTTAACATGGTGAGGGAAGCGATGGCTTCCCGGTGTGGCACGCCGACGTCGGACATGTTGATCCACCAATCGTGGATGGAACGCCTAGTCATCCAAACCGAGGTGTTGATGAAGTCTAGATTGAGCCATCCCTTGATCATCCCCCAAATTCTAGTGGAGAAGCGACACTTGTAGAATAAGTGATGAACGGTCTCGCCCGTTTGTTTGCAAAGCGGGCAGAGCCCACAGTTGGGCCACCCCCTTTTCTGTAATCTATCCGCCGTCCAGATACGGTTTTGAATCGCAAGCCAAGCGAAAAATTTCATCTTGGGTGGCGCCCAAGCCTTCCAAACCGCGAAGTGCATGGACGAACGAACCGTCCCAAGAAGTTACGCCTTGTACGCAGAAGTGGCGGAGTAAGCTCCATCAAGAGTGTGCTTCCAGGTAATTGCGTCCTCCGTGTCCTCCGATATAGGAATGACTCGCAATCGAGCCCACAAGGTGACGATCTGCCGAATGTGCTCCATGGTCCAATGGTCGGGAAGCTTAATTGACGATAGCCATTTGTCCTCATGCATGGCCTCCCTAACAGTCCAATTCTTGCGTTTGGACGCCTCGAAGATGAGAGGGGCGATGTTGGCGGGCTTATCCCCATCAACCCAAGGGGAATCCCAGAAAGGAGCGCGCGCCCCGTTGCCTATGGTGATGTACGAAGATGCATAGAAGAGATCTCGGTCCAGAATATCACAAGGGTTGGCCATGCCCACCCACATCTTGGAGGGCTCCGCCCATTCAAACCACAACCATCTCAATCTGAGAGCTCTCGCGAATTTGATAAGATCAAGGATCCCCAAACCTCCCAACTCAGTCGGTCTGCAAACCAAATTCCAGCTGACCTTGCATTTCGCCCCTGTTACCTTGTTTGTGCCAGCCCATAAAAACGCCCTCTCAATCTTGGTAATATTACATAGTGTACTCACCGGCGGTTTGAGAGCGATGATGTGGTAGATCACCTGGGAGGTGAGGACAGATTTGACAAGAGCTCCACGCCCAATGGAGGTAATATTTTGCCCATCCCACGGCACCAGCCTGGCAGCCACCTTGTCTTCAAGGAATTGAAAGTCCGCCGCCTTCAGGTGGCGGATTGACAGTGGCAGCCCCAAATACTTGACGGGGAAGGAGGTCCGAGCAGCGGGAAGCGCGGAGAGGGTCTCATCCAAGTTTACGTTCCCGCACCGGATAGGAACAACTAAGCTCTTTTGAAAGTTTGTACATAAACCTGTAACCTTCCCAAAGTGATTCAGGATGAGGGCGAAGTTATCAATGTCCTGCTTGACCGGGGCCATGAAGACGGCCGCATCATCAGCATAAAGGGAGGTGCGAAAAATTGCACGACGCCCCTTAAACTTGTGCAACAACCCGCGCCTGGTGGCAATGTCGAGGATCTGCTGTAGGGGGTCAATGGCGAGGACGAACAACAGCGGAGAGATTGGGTCTCCTTGGCGGAAGCCACGGCCATGCATAATGAGGGGGCCGGGCACGCCATTAAGCAGGATCCGCGAGGATGAAGACCGGACCCCGCGTCTCCTTTACGCTTGCCTCTGAATTGATAGGGCTGGTCGTCGTCCGTCCGGTGAGGCGGTGACGCGACGAGACGGGAGGTATAATATCCGTCGAGAGCGCCGACGCGACGGCGTCGCTGTCAGTCCCGGTGCCCATTGGCAGCGGCAAGTTGGCCATGCTTTACGCGCACATCATGCGATGCCTCGTCGGCTCGCCGTCCGTCGCCTTATCAGGATGCTGGATGCCTGGATTGGGGTGTGGTCATGCTGAAATGGAAGGTCCTATTGTTTTGTCTCTGGCAAAACACTGGATCCATCACCGGCCTTATCGCCCGCCCGCAGGGCACACGGCGCCGCTGCCTGCTTGTATGTACGGAATATCTGCCTTGACCCACGGAAAGAAGCCACCCACCAAGAAAATTCATGAAGTCGACGACCATCTGGGTTATATACCAACATAAATATGGAAAGGCGCCCGTCCAAAGATGGTGGGGACAAACTGTTTACCATAACAGATAGCGGGCTAATTAAGGGCTGAAAACGAAATGCCGGGTATCTTCCCGTCGCCAGGCAGTTTCGTCAGTCTCCCCCATTACCAAGCTCTCAAATAAGAGTTTTAGAGTGTGGATACGTCAGTTCTACTAGATACATGTATACGCCTGTTAGAATCTGCTCGCCGGACCATGTTTTTCCAGTCCCAGTGTTGTTCCGGTGGGATTCATTGTTTTCTCAAGTAGTACGCCATATGGTATGACGCACTACCCAGTCGCACTGCAGAAGTAAAACCCTGAACCTGAATCTATGTGCTCCAGCTCCATCAAATAAACCGCTGCATCAAATGCTGATAATCAAACTTTGTTTTCAGACGATGCACTCCAGGCAAATTTATTGGCTCAATGGATAGCCGTGTGTAGGTTTGTAGTAATTTCCTATTACATCATCGGAAGGACAAAGGGTGTTCAGGTGGTCACAGCATTCTGGGCTGCTACAGAAAATCACACATTCAACTCAGCATCGGCAGCTAATGGTTCAAACACTGATTCGACCTCATCCATGTTTACCTCTTCCAGAGTTGCTGGACTCCATTTTGGATTCTGCAAGTGATGAGACGATTCAATGGAATGATTAGGGGTATGCTACTGATCCCTTTAGGTTAAATGAACCACTATCACATTAGATTTTAGATAACCCTCCCCAGCATGAATATGTAAATGACGTCGTCACACCATGATAAAATGCACAAAATGTATGCATGTAATGTGTGCCGCTGTGCCTTATACTCCCTCCCTCCAGAATTACTTGTCGTTCAAATGGGTGTATCTAGTattaaaatacgtctagatacatccatttgagcgacaagtaatttTGGATGGAGGTAGTATTTTGGTTGCTAGCTTGAACATGAGCTCTCTACCTAATCTTGCAAGATAAACAGACAGCGGTCCAAGGTGCATTATAGTTTAATGTAAAATAGACTTTTTTGCCCAACTTTGCAATACATAGATGACACCAGGGTCTAATTAGTTTATTATTTCTGATTTAATGTTCCAAAAAGTTAATAGACTATCTCAAAGCTTAAATAGAAGAACAAGATTAGGTACAAGCTATCCTACATTATGGGATTTAAGACAAATTTCAATTTATATGTGGAGAGAGCAGTCATTGCAGTTCCTACTTTAAAATATTGCCATTGCATAACAGACCAGGGGTCTACAGCTATCTGTATGCCAAAAAAGGGGAAAAGGACAGACCCAGTGCTAGAAACTCCCACCAGGTGGGGTCTGGGCAAGGATTACACGAGGCAAGCCTTAATTAACTATAACTCCCACCAGGTGGGGTCTGGGCaaggatttttttttttttttgaatgtTGGCAAAGCTTGCCAAATTCATTGATCAGAAGGGGAGTAACAAGAACACCTCCAAAGGAGGAAAGCACAGCAAAAGGGCCGGTgcagaaagaaaagaaagaaaatggACACCCGCCGACACCAACACAAACCCAAGATCCGCCAGCAACCGTGCACACCATCGGAATCCATCGTCGAGGCCTCCAAGATGACGCCTCCAAGAAGGAAGTGGTATCGAGAACACCACCGTCATCCGATCTGGCTCCGCCAGATCTTAGGTTTTCACCCGGCGACCTCAGCCATGAGGCAGGAAGAGCAATGAGCTCCACGGCGGCAcctccaaggaagaagacgacatcCATAAATGCCGTTACCGTCGGCACCGACGAGGTCGATGCAGGATTTTCATCCGGAGCCAAGCCTTCTGCCAACCATCCAGAATCCGAGACCAACCCATCACCACCAGGCAGAACAAGGACAAGCACACACTACCAGACACGGGATAGTCGCCGCCGCACGCAGGACCTAGGCGAGCACACGCCAACCTGACCGGTCCGCACCGCCGCTCGCAGGACCTGGGCGAACCAAATCGACTCCGGCCATCCTCCGGCTCCGTGCGCAGATCTGGGCGAGAATTCGCGCCGCATCGCACAGGAAAGACCGAAGTAGAACCATAGTTGACCGGCCCGCACTGCCGCGCGCCgaaacagagcaaaaaccaagCCAAAACTTAACATGCTCGCGCCGCCGCGCGCAAGGACCGGACGTCCGTGCTGGATCTGGTCTGCCCGAGCTTCCTCTATCACCAACAGGCTGGAAGGCGCCCCTGCTCCAGGAGCTGGACGTGCACACGCTTGCAAGGGGGAACCCACCAGCATCCACCGGGCCACCGCTCCCGCCTCCCCTATCCAGGCGCCACCGGCCATCGAGATCTGGGCGCAGGACCGCCCAAACTCAGATCGGGCTTGGAGCCCCTCACCGCCGTGTCGCCAACCCTCCTCGCGCACCGGCGCCGCCACAAAGCAGATCCTCGCTGGGGGCGCCGGCCGCGCTCATCCCGCGCCCGCGTCAGATCCGCGTCAGCCTGGTCTGGGCAAGGATTACACGAGGCAAGCCTTACCCCTGCACAATGCAATGCAGAGAGGCTGCGTCGAAACCAAGACCTCTTGGCAC
This sequence is a window from Aegilops tauschii subsp. strangulata cultivar AL8/78 chromosome 7, Aet v6.0, whole genome shotgun sequence. Protein-coding genes within it:
- the LOC109745835 gene encoding F-box/kelch-repeat protein At1g80440, producing the protein MYRFLCFLCSAPNTPYKYGAPLPPLAAHKSISTQLSRTTNQASSSSDSFLAQFIPVQCCSVMSSCFAASAMSDLIPGLPEEVARECLIRVGFDQLPAVRRISRQWKEEVESPDYGRLRRAEGLARPVLAMVQAQPERVEPGPAQKHASASAANGGPANNYRMVLLDPLEGRWAPLPVLPGPTGSLPLFCQVAAVDGAQGRKRLVVVGGWDPESWAPTDSVYVYDFLTGAWRRGAPMPGPRRSFFATAAVGGAVYVAGGHDEEKNALRSALAYDLDADAWAALPDMAEERDEPRGLCVGGRFLVVGGYPTQAQGRFAGSAEAFDPATAAWATVQEGLLEDGACPRTCCVAPGAERMYMLRDGNLVARDGGASAGWRTVASVPEDARTASTVSAIPGGRVVVIGSGCHGGDQTVYMLRDEAGKAASWARAPAPPEFSGHVQAACFLEI